One genomic region from Phocoena sinus isolate mPhoSin1 chromosome 3, mPhoSin1.pri, whole genome shotgun sequence encodes:
- the ELL gene encoding LOW QUALITY PROTEIN: RNA polymerase II elongation factor ELL (The sequence of the model RefSeq protein was modified relative to this genomic sequence to represent the inferred CDS: deleted 1 base in 1 codon), whose amino-acid sequence MAALKEARSYGLSCGRVSDGSKVSVFHVKLTDSALRAFESYRASQDSVSLRPSIRFQGSQGHISIPQPDCPTEPRTFSFYLSNIGRDSPQGSFDCIQQYVSSHGDVHLDCLGSIQDKITVCATDDSYQKARQSLAQAEEETRSRGAIVIKPGGRYLGKKVQFRKPAPGAVDAVPSRKRATPINLASAIKKTSAGSVSGGSGVSQRPFRDRVLHLLALRPYRKAELLLRLQKDGLAQADKDALDGLLQQVANVNAKDGTCTLKDCVYKDVQKDWPGYSEGDQKLLKRMLIRKLCQPQSSGGLPGDLAANSPPGEHGSSASPPQKRPQPPDFIDPLANKKTRISHFTQRGQPAVNGKLSVPHGREALLPTPGPLAGTDAHLPLRLEPPRAHDPLADVSNDLGHSGRDCERGEVAAPAPTECLSLPLLTDCAQPSRPHGTSLHGKSKKKSKKHKDKERAAEDRHRPRPPDQMSGPLGAPPVAPGLNGTCSSSSVPTSTSETPDYLLKYATISSSEQRQSYKNDFNAEYSEYRDLHARIEQVTRRFTQLDAQLRQLSQGSEEYETTRGQILQEYRKIKKTNTNYSQEKHRCEYLHSKLAHIKRLIAEYDQRQLQAWP is encoded by the exons GACTCTGTTTCACTGAGACCTTCGATCCGATTTCAAGGAAGTCAGGGG CACATCTCCATCCCCCAGCCTGACTGCCCCACGGAGCCGCGGACGTTCTCCTTCTACCTCTCCAACATCGGCCGTGACAGC CCCCAGGGCAGCTTTGACTGCATCCAGCAGTACGTCTCCAG CCATGGGGATGTCCACCTGGACTGCCTGGGCAGCATCCAGGACAAAATCACGGTGTGTGCCACCGACGACTCCTACCAGAAAGCGcggcagagcctggcacaggctGAGGAGGAGACGCGGAGTCGAGGCGCCATCGTCATCAAGCCCGGAGGCCGTTACCTGG GCAAAAAGGTTCAGTTTCGGAAACCGGCCCCGGGGGCAGTGGATGCTGTGCCCTCCCGGAAGCGGGCGACCCCCATCAACCTGGCAAGCGCCATCAAGAAGACCAGCGCTGGCAGCGTTAGCGGGGGCAGCGGGGTGTCTCAGAGGCCCTTCCGTGATCGGGTGCTGCACCTCCTGGCGCTGAGGCCCTACCGGAAGGCCGAGCTGCTGCTGAGGCTGCAGAAGGACGGCCTGGCCCAGGCGGACAAGGACGCGCTGGACGGCCTCCTCCAGCAG GTAGCCAACGTGAATGCCAAGGATGGCACGTGCACGCTGAAGGACTGTGTATACAAGGATGTGCAGAAGGACTGGCCCGGCTACTCGGAGGGGGACCAGAAGTTGCTGAAGCGGATGCTCATCCG GAAGTTGTGCCAGCCACAGAGCTCAGGTGGCCTCCCTGGGGACCTTGCGGCCAACAGTCCTCCAGGCGAGCATGGGAGCTCAGCCTCACCCCCTCAG aaACGGCCACAGCCTCCTGATTTCATCGACCCTCTGGCCAACAAGAAAACCAGGATATCGCACTTCACCCAGAGAGGTCAGCCTGCAGTCAATGGGAAATTGAGTGTGCCCCACGGCCGTGAGGCCCTGCTTCCCACCCCGGGCCCACTGGCTGGTACAGACGCCCACCTGCCCCTGCGGCTGGAGCCACCACGGGCCCACGACCCCCTGGCCGACGTCAGCAACGACCTGGGCCACAGCGGCCGGGATTGCGAGCGTGGGGAAGTGGCCGCCCCGGCACCTACTGAGTGCCTCAGCCTGCCCCTGCTGACGGACTGTGCCCAGCCCAGCAGGCCCCATGGCACCTCCTTGCACGGCAAGTCCAAGAAGAAATCCAAGAAGCACAAAGACAAGGAGAGGGCGGCTGAGGACAGGCACCGGCCCCGGCCGCCAGACCAGATGTCGGGCCCCCTTGGAGCCCCACCAGTCGCCCCGG GTTTAAATGGGACCTGCAGCAGCTCAAGTGTTCCCACGTCGACCTCGGAGACTCCCGACTACTTGCT AAAATATGCCACTATCTCCTCCTCGGAGCAGCGCCAGAGCTACAAAAACGACTTCAATGCTGAGTATAGCGAATACCGAGACTTGCACGCCCGCATCGAGCAGGTCACGCGGCGCTTCACGCAGCTCGATGCCCAGCTCCGGCAGCTCTCCCAGGGCTCTGAGGAGTACGAG ACTACTCGTGGGCAGATTTTACAGGAATATCGAAAAATCAAGAAG ACCAACACCAACTACAGCCAGGAGAAGCACCGCTGCGAGTACCTGCACAGCAAGCTGGCCCACATCAAGAGGCTCATCGCTGAGTACGACCAGCGGCAGCTGCAGGCCTGGCCTTAG